The Bradysia coprophila strain Holo2 unplaced genomic scaffold, BU_Bcop_v1 contig_732, whole genome shotgun sequence genome has a window encoding:
- the LOC119084283 gene encoding cell death protein hid-like, with the protein MAVPFFVPDGDDQRSNGSTPQSQSTISSATQTPLQSPVNDEHLVQAFYEALSLYSANLLQATPACLSPPSSPSCCHRHNNYRGDVFFPQTNSSPRTPSASDTSQCWRSRANGLRRRLHSTGDDTHDDAESSDEFSMANGCNVPRQSVPVDYDLEEHYTYLAAREHLQPFSGQVPPKKKKRVVEHTEADSPVAAKSKEQNFVWPTVVTAVVLAVGCGFLVTR; encoded by the exons ATGGCTGTGCCCTTTTTTGTGCCAGATGGTGACGACCAACGATCGAATGGTTCGACGCCGCAATCACAAAGTACGATTTCTTCAGCTACACAAACGCCGTTACAGAGTCCAGTCAATGACGAACATTTGGTCCAAGCTTTCTACGAAGCTCTATCGTTGTATTCGGCCAATTTGCTACAAG CCACACCGGCATGTCTAAGCCCTCCATCGAGTCCCTCATGTTGTCATAGACATAACAATTATCGAGGCGATGTATTTTTCCCGCAAACGAATTCGTCACCCAGAACACCATCGGCATCAGATACATCACAATGCTGGAGATCCAGAGCCAATGGTTTGAGAAG GCGTCTACATTCAACTGGTGACGATACTCATGACGATGCCGAAAGCAGCGATGAATTTTCAATGGCAAATGGATGCAACGTTCCACGACAATCGGTGCCGGTCGATTACGATTTGGAGGAGCATTACACATACCTGGCGGCTCGAGAGCATCTACAACCGTTTTCCGGTCAAGTTCCaccgaaaaagaagaagagggTGGTGGAACACACCGAAGCAGATAGTCCTGTTGCTGCAAAGTCTAAG gaGCAAAACTTTGTTTGGCCAACTGTTGTAACGGCTGTAGTTCTTGCCGTAGGTTGTGGCTTCCTTGTAACACGGTGA